A stretch of the Bacillus sp. B-jedd genome encodes the following:
- a CDS encoding FxsA family protein: MFRIYFFLLVVLVPAAEIGILLWSGKTLGLFPTLALIILTGVLGTYLARTQGMKVLNQARQQISRGQMPGEAVLDGICVLTGGVLLLTPGFVTDIMGTLLLLPPTRKVFKKWLGLYFRRWINKGNIRIIR, encoded by the coding sequence ATGTTTCGTATATACTTTTTTCTGCTAGTCGTACTGGTTCCTGCTGCTGAAATAGGTATTCTGCTATGGTCAGGAAAAACACTAGGATTATTTCCAACCCTCGCCCTGATCATTTTGACAGGCGTGCTCGGAACCTATCTTGCCAGGACCCAGGGAATGAAAGTCCTGAATCAGGCAAGGCAGCAAATCAGCAGGGGACAAATGCCGGGAGAAGCGGTTCTGGATGGCATATGCGTTCTAACCGGAGGGGTACTCCTTCTCACTCCTGGCTTTGTTACCGATATTATGGGGACCCTTCTTCTTCTTCCGCCGACAAGAAAAGTTTTCAAGAAGTGGCTTGGACTTTACTTCAGGCGATGGATCAATAAGGGGAATATCAGAATCATCAGATGA
- the pyk gene encoding pyruvate kinase: MRKTKIVCTIGPASESIEKLTDLMKAGMNVARLNFSHGDYEEHGARIANIRKAAESTGSNIAILLDTKGPEIRTNNMKDGAIELKAGESIKVSMNEVEGTTEMFSITYPGLIEDVHTGSRILLDDGLIGLEVTNIDKINQIIETKILNTGILKNKKGVNVPGVSVNLPGITDKDRNDILFGIGQGIDFIAASFVRRAKDVLEIRQLLEENEAGHIHIIPKIENQEGVDNIDEILEVSDGLMVARGDLGVEIPAEEVPLVQKLLIKKCNSEGKPVITATQMLDSMQRNPRPTRAEASDVANAIFDGTDAIMLSGETAAGLYPVEAVQTMHNIASRAEEALNHKAILQARSRDAETNTTDAIGQSVAHTALNLAVSAIITPTVSGHSARMISKYRTKAPIVAVTSDAGVRRRLALVWGVYPQLGRTVKTIDEMMDNAVGESLNSGIVQHGDLVIITAGVPVAEAGTTNLMKIHIVGDILAKGQGIGKKSAYGRVVVALDAEEANAKVRHGDVLVTIGSDREMVPAIEKCSALIAEEGGLTSHAAVVGLNLGIPVVVGVENATAKMKDGQEITVDATRGVIYNGHASVL, translated from the coding sequence ATGCGTAAAACGAAAATTGTCTGTACCATTGGCCCTGCCAGTGAAAGTATTGAGAAACTGACTGACTTGATGAAGGCCGGAATGAATGTTGCAAGGTTGAATTTTTCCCATGGAGACTACGAAGAACACGGCGCCAGGATTGCCAACATCCGTAAGGCCGCGGAATCGACAGGATCGAATATCGCTATATTGCTTGATACAAAAGGACCGGAAATTCGGACCAACAATATGAAGGATGGAGCAATCGAACTGAAGGCCGGAGAGTCCATCAAAGTATCAATGAACGAAGTCGAAGGCACGACTGAGATGTTTTCCATTACATATCCGGGTCTGATCGAGGACGTCCATACAGGATCAAGAATCCTGCTGGATGACGGTTTGATCGGCCTGGAGGTTACAAATATTGATAAAATTAATCAAATAATTGAAACAAAGATCCTGAACACAGGCATTCTTAAGAACAAAAAAGGCGTCAACGTTCCTGGTGTATCGGTAAATCTTCCGGGAATTACGGACAAGGATCGGAATGATATTCTTTTTGGTATCGGCCAGGGGATTGATTTTATTGCAGCATCATTTGTCAGGAGGGCAAAGGATGTCCTCGAAATCCGTCAGCTGCTTGAAGAAAATGAAGCCGGACATATCCATATCATTCCTAAAATAGAAAACCAGGAAGGTGTCGACAATATCGACGAGATTCTTGAAGTATCAGACGGGTTGATGGTAGCCCGGGGTGACCTTGGTGTTGAGATACCCGCGGAGGAAGTGCCGCTTGTTCAGAAGCTGCTCATTAAAAAATGTAATTCAGAGGGCAAGCCTGTTATTACAGCGACGCAAATGCTGGATTCCATGCAGCGTAATCCAAGGCCGACAAGAGCGGAAGCAAGCGACGTCGCGAATGCGATTTTTGATGGTACTGATGCCATTATGCTATCTGGCGAAACAGCGGCCGGCCTTTACCCAGTGGAAGCTGTACAGACTATGCATAACATCGCATCGAGAGCTGAAGAAGCATTGAACCATAAGGCAATTCTTCAGGCTAGGAGCAGGGATGCGGAAACGAATACAACGGACGCAATTGGCCAGTCAGTAGCCCATACGGCGCTCAATTTGGCGGTTAGCGCGATTATCACTCCTACAGTCAGCGGCCATTCAGCAAGGATGATTTCAAAATACCGCACGAAGGCACCAATTGTTGCCGTTACATCCGATGCTGGGGTAAGAAGAAGGCTCGCCCTTGTGTGGGGAGTTTATCCTCAACTCGGAAGAACCGTAAAGACAATCGATGAAATGATGGATAATGCGGTAGGGGAAAGCTTGAATAGCGGGATTGTACAGCATGGAGACCTTGTTATTATTACAGCGGGAGTACCGGTTGCCGAAGCGGGTACTACTAACCTGATGAAAATCCATATCGTTGGCGATATCCTCGCAAAGGGCCAAGGCATCGGCAAGAAATCTGCTTACGGAAGAGTGGTCGTTGCTCTCGACGCGGAGGAAGCGAATGCAAAAGTAAGGCATGGAGATGTACTTGTTACGATTGGTTCTGACAGGGAAATGGTTCCAGCAATCGAAAAATGCAGTGCGCTCATCGCTGAAGAAGGCGGTTTGACAAGCCATGCTGCTGTAGTCGGATTAAATCTCGGCATCCCGGTTGTCGTAGGCGTTGAAAATGCTACAGCCAAAATGAAGGACGGCCAGGAAATTACCGTAGATGCAACCAGGGGCGTCATCTACAACGGACATGCAAGTGTCCTCTAA
- the pfkA gene encoding 6-phosphofructokinase, with protein sequence MKKIGVLTSGGDSPGMNAAIRAVVRKAIFHEIDVYGIYGGYAGLISGNIKKLELGSVGDIIHRGGTMLQSARCPEFKTREGQQKGIDQLRNFGIEGLVVIGGDGSYRGAEALTKMGFPCVGVPGTIDNDIPGTEFTIGFDTALNTVIDAIDKIRDTASSHERTFIIEVMGRDAGDIALWAGLAGGAETILIPEENYDMEDIADKLRRGNERGKKHSIIVIAEGVGSGIEFGRQLKETTNFDTRVSVLGHMQRGGSPTAADRVLASRLGAKAVELLLEGKGGRAVGIEQNKLVDYDIVEALNEKRHMLDLDLYKLSQELSI encoded by the coding sequence ATGAAGAAAATTGGTGTTTTGACAAGTGGCGGAGATTCCCCTGGAATGAACGCCGCCATCAGGGCGGTAGTCAGGAAGGCGATCTTCCATGAGATTGATGTGTACGGAATTTACGGAGGTTACGCGGGGCTAATATCAGGAAATATAAAAAAACTTGAATTGGGCTCAGTCGGAGATATTATACATAGAGGCGGAACGATGCTCCAATCGGCGCGCTGTCCCGAGTTTAAAACGAGGGAAGGACAACAAAAAGGAATTGACCAGCTGCGAAATTTCGGTATCGAAGGCCTTGTTGTCATAGGAGGAGACGGTTCCTACCGCGGTGCGGAGGCCCTTACCAAAATGGGTTTCCCATGTGTCGGCGTTCCAGGAACAATCGATAATGACATCCCTGGCACCGAATTCACTATTGGCTTTGATACAGCCTTGAACACTGTCATTGATGCAATTGACAAAATCCGCGATACCGCAAGCTCACATGAGCGGACATTTATCATTGAAGTAATGGGAAGGGACGCAGGGGATATCGCCCTATGGGCAGGCTTGGCTGGAGGAGCTGAAACCATCCTGATCCCTGAGGAAAATTATGATATGGAAGATATTGCGGACAAACTCCGCCGCGGGAATGAACGGGGGAAAAAACACAGTATCATTGTCATTGCCGAAGGTGTTGGCAGTGGTATTGAATTTGGCCGCCAGTTAAAAGAAACGACTAATTTTGATACGAGGGTCTCAGTCCTTGGCCATATGCAGCGCGGGGGCTCCCCTACAGCCGCGGACAGAGTGCTTGCCAGCCGCCTCGGCGCGAAGGCTGTAGAGCTTTTGCTGGAAGGAAAAGGCGGACGCGCGGTCGGCATTGAGCAAAACAAGCTTGTAGATTATGATATCGTCGAAGCGCTGAATGAAAAAAGGCATATGCTGGACCTGGATTTATACAAGCTGTCTCAGGAATTATCCATTTAA